Proteins from one Triticum aestivum cultivar Chinese Spring chromosome 7A, IWGSC CS RefSeq v2.1, whole genome shotgun sequence genomic window:
- the LOC123152248 gene encoding 50S ribosomal protein 6, chloroplastic, with translation MSLVTAFLAGSAAPAVAPRSARPSVGFFGVGGGCALSVECSSRPQKKGTKHHMKTRPKKTQRWDIKRRPVQYEPLPALPDDWTLVAAGAKEDEVPQDEETTPAAAVEVEVVAAPAAAD, from the coding sequence ATGTCGCTCGTCACAGCTTTTCTGGCGGGCTCAGCGGCGCCGGCGGTCGCGCCACGGTCCGCCCGCCCGTCGGTGGGCTTCTTTGGGGTCGGCGGAGGGTGCGCGCTGTCGGTGGAGTGCTCGTCGCGGCCGCAGAAGAAAGGGACCAAGCACCATATGAAGACGCGGCCCAAGAAGACGCAGCGGTGGGACATCAAGCGCCGCCCCGTTCAGTACGAGCCGCTGCCGGCGCTTCCCGATGACTGGACGCTCGTAGCCGCCGGTGCGAAGGAAGATGAGGTGCCGCAGGATGAGGAGaccacgcccgccgccgccgttgaggTCGAGGTGGTCGCCGCCCCTGCCGCCGCAGACTGA